One Phaseolus vulgaris cultivar G19833 chromosome 4, P. vulgaris v2.0, whole genome shotgun sequence DNA window includes the following coding sequences:
- the LOC137836356 gene encoding alkane hydroxylase MAH1-like yields MALLLGYAAATVAALFCIMYFFHRRACCRYPILTDHPILGMLPQLLFNLWRFHDFFTEILKQKGGTGEFTGPWFTNMNYLFTSDPLNVRHVMNTSFHNYGKGPVFRDIFEVFGKGIVGTDSEAWKYNRDLVHYLLKQKKFEVFLEKTIHKKIQNSLLPVLDHVHQQGSVVDLQDLFNRFTFDNLCYSVNGHDPNCLSVDFPEVEIEKAFNDAGETIFRRHVVPKCVWKLQKWLQIGQEKKMTEACKNLDEFIYACIASKRKNLSKCIEKNETEETSDVDLLTTLMREGKEKGEEHDDIFLRDTVFNFFVAGRDAVTSALTWFFWLVATNPLVEAKILEEIKETFGRNEKKAEVLSVEEVKKLVYLHGAICESLRLFPPIPFERKEALKSDVLPSGHGVNPSTVILFFLYSMGRSEEIWGEDCMEFKPERWISEKGGIVYVPSYKFVAFNTGPRTCLGKGVSLIQMKMVATAILHKYRLQVVEGHVAKPKLSIVLLMKDGLKVTIKKREM; encoded by the coding sequence ATGGCACTATTGCTTGGCTATGCAGCAGCAACAGTTGCAGCACTCTTCTGCATCATGTATTTCTTCCATCGGAGAGCATGTTGCAGGTACCCTATCCTCACTGACCACCCCATCCTTGGCATGCTACCACAGTTACTCTTCAATTTGTGGCGTTTCCATGATTTTTTCACTGAGATATTGAAACAGAAGGGGGGAACTGGTGAGTTCACCGGACCATGGTTTACCAACATGAACTATTTGTTCACGAGTGACCCCCTAAACGTGCGCCACGTCATGAACACGAGTTTCCACAACTACGGGAAGGGACCCGTGTTTCGTGACATTTTTGAAGTCTTCGGAAAAGGGATTGTAGGCACTGATTCAGAAGCATGGAAATACAACAGGGATCTCGTTCATTATCTCTTGAAACAGAAAAAGTTCGAGGTGTTTCTAGAGAAAACCATTCACAAGAAGATCCAGAATAGCCTACTTCCCGTATTGGATCATGTACACCAACAAGGGAGCGTGGTGGATCTTCAAGATCTCTTCAACCGCTTCACTTTCGATAACTTATGTTATTCAGTTAATGGCCATGACCCTAATTGCCTTTCCGTGGATTTTCCCGAAGTTGAAATTGAGAAGGCCTTTAATGATGCGGGAGAGACCATTTTTCGCAGACATGTAGTGCCAAAGTGTGTTTGGAAGCTGCAGAAATGGCTTCAGATTGGGCAAGAGAAGAAGATGACAGAAGCGTGTAAGAATCTTGATGAGTTCATATATGCATGCATAGCGTCCAAGAGAAAAAATCTTAGCAAGTgcatagaaaaaaatgaaacgGAAGAAACTTCTGATGTTGACTTGTTGACAACTTTGATGAGAGAAGGGAAGGAAAAAGGAGAAGAACATGATGATATATTTCTAAGAGATACTGTGTTCAATTTTTTTGTGGCTGGGAGAGATGCCGTAACTTCAGCTCTCACTTGGTTCTTTTGGCTTGTTGCTACAAACCCTTTGGTGGAAGCCAAGATTCTTGAAGAGATCAAAGAAACGTTTggaagaaatgaaaagaaagcaGAGGTTTTAAGTGTGGAAGAAGTGAAAAAACTGGTTTATCTGCATGGTGCTATATGTGAATCACTGAGGCTGTTTCCTCCCATACCCTTTGAACGCAAGGAAGCACTTAAATCTGACGTGCTTCCTAGTGGTCATGGTGTTAATCCAAGTACAGTTATATTGTTTTTCTTGTATTCAATGGGAAGATCTGAGGAAATATGGGGAGAAGATTGCATGGAGTTCAAGCCAGAGAGATGGATTTCAGAGAAAGGAGGTATTGTTTATGTACCATCTTACAAATTTGTTGCTTTTAACACAGGACCTAGGACTTGCTTGGGCAAAGGTGTCTCCTTAATTCAAATGAAGATGGTGGCAACTGCAATTTTGCACAAGTATCGTCTCCAAGTGGTGGAAGGTCATGTTGCTAAGCCAAAGCTTTCCATCGTTCTTCTGATGAAGGATGGGTTAAAGGTTACAATAAAGAAGAGAGAAATGTAA